From Alteromonas australica, one genomic window encodes:
- a CDS encoding dual OB domain-containing protein, whose translation MENLLMVVLAKSYKPGGRCIAGKLVEYTGENTVKVGRWVRPVANDNTGHGALTEQMYLYEDGTEARVLDIVEIPILRHFPIAGQPENYVIDDSKKWKKISSLNASSIPNISENIKDVWNDPDTESHTVTANYDQNGLISQSLCLVKPSNLLITLSNEFNDYEQRYKKKIVASFSYLGVNYENISVTCPSTRRILTNQYPNEGQEPVIMPLKKGDNYVLCMSLSPRFGNDDHHYKLVATVFDFDGYLQREYAA comes from the coding sequence ATGGAAAATTTGTTAATGGTAGTGCTTGCTAAATCGTACAAGCCCGGAGGGCGCTGCATTGCGGGGAAACTGGTTGAGTACACTGGAGAGAATACTGTTAAAGTGGGCAGATGGGTAAGGCCAGTTGCTAACGATAATACTGGACATGGAGCGCTTACTGAACAAATGTATCTTTATGAAGACGGTACAGAGGCAAGAGTTTTGGATATTGTAGAAATACCAATACTTAGGCATTTTCCTATAGCTGGGCAACCAGAAAATTATGTAATTGATGATAGCAAGAAGTGGAAAAAAATAAGTTCTTTAAATGCAAGCAGCATTCCCAATATTTCAGAAAATATAAAGGATGTATGGAATGACCCAGACACTGAATCACATACAGTTACAGCAAACTATGATCAAAATGGTCTGATTTCTCAGTCTCTATGTTTGGTTAAACCTAGCAACCTATTGATAACATTGTCTAATGAATTTAATGACTACGAACAACGTTACAAGAAAAAGATAGTTGCTAGTTTTAGTTATCTTGGCGTGAATTACGAAAACATTTCTGTTACATGTCCTAGCACTAGAAGAATTTTAACAAATCAATATCCAAATGAAGGTCAAGAACCAGTTATTATGCCATTGAAAAAGGGGGATAATTATGTGTTATGCATGAGTCTTAGCCCTAGATTTGGTAATGACGATCATCATTATAAATTAGTAGCGACAGTGTTCGATTTTGACGGTTATCTTCAACGAGAGTACGCTGCATGA
- the sdhC gene encoding succinate dehydrogenase, cytochrome b556 subunit, translating to MKKQRPVNLELNTIKFPPSAISSILHRVTGVAMFFALLFVIWAWAVSVSSPEGFADVQAIMNGFLGKFVAIGTASALTYHILGGLRHVVMDLGHWEELESGNLSAKAVIALWIILTVVLGVALC from the coding sequence GTGAAAAAGCAAAGACCAGTAAATTTAGAACTCAATACTATTAAATTTCCGCCCTCTGCTATTTCGTCAATTCTCCATCGTGTTACCGGTGTTGCAATGTTCTTCGCGTTACTTTTTGTTATTTGGGCATGGGCAGTTTCTGTTTCTTCGCCTGAAGGTTTCGCGGACGTGCAAGCAATCATGAATGGTTTCCTTGGAAAATTCGTCGCAATTGGCACAGCTTCAGCGCTGACATATCACATTCTAGGCGGCCTAAGACACGTTGTAATGGATTTAGGTCACTGGGAAGAATTAGAGTCGGGTAACCTAAGTGCGAAAGCAGTTATCGCATTATGGATTATACTGACCGTAGTATTGGGAGTTGCACTATGCTAA
- a CDS encoding DUF488 domain-containing protein yields the protein MNIYTIGFTKKNASTFFGFIKQSDVKTLIDVRLNNVSQLAGFAKRDDLKFFLKELCGTDYVHLPELAPTKDILNAYKKGDMPWEAYEDKFLNLMGQRNIEKSIKPALLDHGCLLCSEHEPHLCHRRLVVDYLNQYSDLDLKVKHLF from the coding sequence ATGAATATCTATACAATTGGCTTTACTAAAAAAAATGCTTCGACATTTTTCGGTTTTATCAAACAATCAGATGTAAAAACACTCATTGACGTTAGGCTTAATAATGTATCTCAATTAGCAGGATTTGCCAAAAGAGATGACCTTAAGTTTTTCTTAAAAGAACTATGTGGTACCGATTACGTTCACTTGCCAGAGTTAGCACCGACCAAGGATATTTTAAATGCCTACAAGAAGGGGGATATGCCGTGGGAAGCTTACGAGGATAAATTTTTAAATCTGATGGGACAGAGAAATATTGAGAAGTCGATAAAACCAGCATTACTTGACCATGGCTGTTTACTATGTAGCGAGCATGAGCCGCACCTTTGTCATAGAAGACTTGTAGTTGACTATCTTAATCAATACTCAGATTTAGACCTAAAAGTTAAGCACTTATTCTAA
- a CDS encoding IS110 family RNA-guided transposase, translating into MKKSVVQNINVGEDVGKDFLDIHIRPLGEYLKVSNDKKGIGEALKRLRKLTIVRIVIEATGRYEMAFVSACAKAELPFSVVNPIHVKRFAGAIGRKAKTDKLDAALIAHFSEVIQPALSTLKPENIQKMADTVARRNQHLEMQTREKNRLQIMPKTVQSSIKAILTVLKKQIQKMDDELADLIESCPEYQAKSELVQSMPGIGKVSAAALISYLPELGMMNSKQVAALVGVAPMNKESGRYKGKQVTQGGRHQVRTVLFMAMMSAMQCNAKFKATYERLVAAGKPKKVAIIACVRKMVVILNSMVRDGVMWEEKAA; encoded by the coding sequence ATGAAAAAATCAGTAGTGCAAAACATAAACGTGGGTGAAGATGTAGGTAAGGATTTTCTTGATATACATATTCGTCCGTTGGGCGAATACTTAAAAGTGAGCAATGATAAGAAAGGGATTGGTGAGGCATTAAAAAGGTTAAGAAAATTAACGATTGTTCGTATTGTTATTGAAGCAACAGGGCGCTACGAAATGGCCTTTGTGAGTGCTTGTGCTAAAGCAGAATTACCTTTTAGTGTCGTAAATCCTATTCATGTTAAACGCTTTGCTGGCGCCATTGGCCGTAAAGCTAAAACGGATAAACTTGATGCGGCGTTGATAGCGCATTTTAGTGAGGTAATTCAACCTGCCTTGTCGACACTAAAGCCCGAGAACATTCAGAAGATGGCTGACACTGTAGCCCGCAGAAATCAGCATTTAGAGATGCAGACCCGTGAGAAAAACCGCCTTCAAATCATGCCGAAAACTGTTCAATCAAGCATAAAGGCAATATTAACAGTTTTGAAAAAGCAAATTCAAAAGATGGACGACGAATTAGCTGATTTAATTGAAAGCTGTCCAGAATACCAAGCAAAAAGTGAACTGGTTCAAAGTATGCCAGGGATCGGAAAGGTGTCAGCTGCGGCTCTCATCAGTTATTTACCAGAGCTTGGTATGATGAATAGTAAACAAGTGGCCGCCCTTGTTGGCGTCGCACCAATGAACAAGGAAAGCGGTCGCTACAAAGGTAAGCAAGTTACTCAAGGTGGCCGACACCAAGTTAGAACCGTTTTGTTTATGGCAATGATGTCAGCGATGCAATGCAACGCTAAATTTAAAGCCACTTATGAGAGGCTGGTAGCCGCAGGTAAGCCGAAAAAAGTCGCCATCATTGCCTGTGTTAGGAAGATGGTTGTGATATTAAACTCAATGGTTAGAGATGGTGTAATGTGGGAAGAAAAAGCGGCTTAA
- a CDS encoding glutathione S-transferase family protein, producing the protein MGLLVDGNWVDKWYNTKENGGKFERQASEFRHSIGEGNSRYLPESNRYHLYVSLACPWAHRALIFRKLKGLENHIDVSVVHPHMLEAGWKFEPYPGSTGDKLYGYDYLHQVYTLEKDDITTRVTVPVLWDKHTKTIVNNESADIIRIFNHRFNALTRNEDDYYPEQLCAQIDEINHEIYHNVNNGVYKAGFATTQEAYEDAVTSLFTTLDNVEKMLSKSRYLVGDILTEADWRLFTTLIRFDAVYYSHFKCNVKRIVDYPNLYAYMCELYQVPGVKDTVNFTHIKQHYYVSQTTINPTQVVPIGPTLNFTSNHGREKYTNR; encoded by the coding sequence ATGGGATTACTTGTTGACGGTAACTGGGTAGATAAATGGTACAACACCAAAGAAAATGGTGGAAAATTCGAAAGGCAAGCCTCGGAATTTAGGCACAGCATAGGGGAGGGGAACTCTCGTTATTTGCCCGAATCCAATCGCTATCATCTGTATGTTTCTTTAGCTTGTCCATGGGCACACAGAGCCTTGATATTTAGAAAGCTAAAAGGGTTGGAAAATCACATAGACGTATCGGTAGTACATCCTCATATGCTAGAAGCAGGGTGGAAATTTGAACCTTACCCAGGTAGCACTGGCGATAAACTCTATGGTTATGATTATTTACATCAAGTATATACTCTCGAAAAAGACGATATTACTACACGCGTTACCGTGCCTGTTCTATGGGATAAGCACACCAAAACCATCGTCAATAATGAATCGGCGGATATCATACGTATATTTAACCACCGGTTTAATGCTTTAACCCGCAACGAAGACGATTATTACCCTGAGCAACTTTGTGCGCAAATAGATGAAATAAATCATGAGATTTACCACAACGTTAATAATGGGGTATATAAAGCGGGGTTTGCGACTACGCAAGAAGCCTATGAGGATGCGGTAACCTCATTGTTTACCACGCTAGATAATGTTGAAAAAATGCTGAGTAAGTCGAGGTATTTGGTAGGTGATATACTAACCGAGGCCGACTGGCGATTATTTACCACACTAATTCGCTTTGATGCTGTGTATTACAGCCACTTTAAATGTAACGTTAAACGTATCGTTGATTACCCAAATCTCTATGCATACATGTGTGAGCTATATCAAGTTCCCGGTGTGAAAGACACCGTGAATTTCACGCATATAAAGCAGCACTATTATGTTAGCCAAACCACCATCAATCCAACCCAGGTAGTCCCTATTGGGCCAACGCTAAACTTCACGTCAAACCACGGAAGAGAAAAGTACACGAACCGCTAA
- a CDS encoding citrate synthase: protein MADQKAILKAGGKEIELPILSGTEGQDVIDVRSLGQHGYFTYDPGFMATGSCESAITYIDGSAGVLLHRGFPIEELARDADYLEVCHMLLHGDAPSKEEYEEFKDTITRHTMVHEQINMFFHGFRNDAHPMAMLCGTVGAMSSFYHSDLDVSNEEQRIRSAHRLIAKMPTLVAMCYKYNIGQPFVYPRNDLSYAANFLNMMFSVPAEEFQISPAVERAMDRIFTLHADHEQNASTSTVRLAGSSGANPYACIAAGVASLWGPAHGGANEACLNMLEEIGTVDRIPEFIARAKDKSDPFRLMGFGHRVYKNHDPRATVMRESCHEVLSELNVKDPLLEVAMELEKIALNDPYFAEKKLFPNVDFYSGIVLKAIGIPTNMFTCIFALSRTVGWISHWHEMMSDPKQKIGRPRQLYTGHNQRKYTPIK, encoded by the coding sequence ATGGCAGATCAGAAAGCCATTCTTAAGGCCGGCGGTAAGGAAATCGAGCTTCCTATCTTGTCGGGCACCGAAGGACAAGATGTGATCGATGTCCGTTCACTAGGACAACACGGTTATTTTACCTACGACCCTGGTTTTATGGCGACAGGATCTTGCGAGTCAGCTATTACTTACATTGACGGCTCTGCGGGTGTATTGCTACACCGTGGTTTCCCAATTGAAGAACTAGCGCGCGATGCAGACTACCTTGAAGTTTGTCATATGCTTCTACACGGCGATGCGCCGTCGAAAGAAGAATATGAAGAATTCAAAGACACTATTACTCGTCACACTATGGTGCATGAACAAATTAATATGTTCTTCCATGGTTTCCGTAACGACGCTCACCCTATGGCGATGTTATGTGGAACAGTGGGTGCAATGTCATCGTTCTACCACAGTGATTTAGACGTTTCTAATGAAGAACAGCGTATTCGTAGTGCACATCGCTTAATTGCGAAAATGCCTACCCTTGTTGCTATGTGTTACAAGTACAACATCGGCCAGCCGTTTGTTTACCCACGTAACGATTTAAGCTATGCAGCAAACTTCCTAAACATGATGTTCTCTGTACCCGCAGAAGAATTTCAAATTAGCCCAGCGGTTGAACGTGCGATGGATCGTATCTTTACGCTTCATGCTGATCACGAGCAAAATGCATCAACGTCTACCGTTCGTTTGGCTGGTTCTTCAGGTGCTAACCCTTATGCATGTATTGCTGCGGGTGTTGCATCACTATGGGGCCCTGCTCATGGTGGCGCAAACGAAGCATGTTTAAACATGCTTGAAGAGATTGGCACTGTAGATCGTATTCCAGAGTTTATTGCTCGTGCTAAAGACAAGTCTGATCCATTCCGATTGATGGGCTTTGGTCACCGTGTATACAAAAACCACGATCCGCGCGCGACAGTAATGCGTGAAAGCTGTCACGAAGTATTAAGCGAACTTAATGTTAAAGATCCATTGCTTGAAGTTGCAATGGAACTTGAAAAAATTGCATTAAATGACCCGTACTTCGCTGAGAAGAAATTGTTCCCTAATGTAGATTTCTACTCAGGTATTGTGCTTAAAGCGATTGGTATTCCTACCAATATGTTTACGTGTATATTCGCACTGTCTCGTACAGTAGGTTGGATTTCACACTGGCATGAAATGATGAGCGACCCTAAACAAAAAATTGGTCGTCCTCGTCAGCTTTATACCGGCCACAATCAGCGTAAATATACACCGATCAAATAG
- the sdhD gene encoding succinate dehydrogenase, hydrophobic membrane anchor protein, which yields MLTNQASMKRNGVQDYVSLRTTAAIIFAYSVFMAWFFITTDNLTFIEWRGLFSGLAMKVFTLAALIAIMIHVRIGLWQVLTDYVKSSGLRATLQYVLNLIAFGYVAVGLFVLWGV from the coding sequence ATGCTAACCAACCAAGCAAGCATGAAGCGTAATGGTGTACAAGATTACGTATCCTTACGTACTACAGCAGCAATTATTTTCGCGTACTCGGTTTTCATGGCGTGGTTCTTTATCACCACCGATAACCTTACCTTTATCGAATGGCGAGGGTTATTCTCTGGCCTAGCTATGAAAGTTTTCACATTGGCAGCATTGATTGCAATTATGATTCACGTACGTATCGGCTTATGGCAGGTACTCACTGATTACGTTAAGTCGTCAGGTTTACGTGCAACGTTGCAATACGTTCTAAACCTTATTGCGTTTGGTTACGTTGCTGTCGGCCTATTTGTACTGTGGGGAGTGTAA
- a CDS encoding phosphohexomutase domain-containing protein (capsular polysaccharide biosynthesis protein; catalyzes the formation of D-mannose 6-phosphate from alpha-D-mannose 1-phosphate), with protein MTKSITCFKAYDIRGELNSQLNEEVAYRIGYAFAQELSARTVVVGSDVRLTSTPLKLALTAGLIDAGANVTDIGMAGTEEIYFATKHLGVDGGIEVTASHNPINYNGMKLVKAGSIPISGDTGLNAIKEKAELLDDHRVTTRLAHYTQQQPIDADAFFNGTAHVKKDLLIESGSYVEDSCMEAYVEHMLSYVNLDNFKPLKIVVNAGNGAAGNALDAIESELASRNIPITFIKVHHEADGTFPNGIPNPLLPENRADTADAVKAHSADFGIAWDGDFDRCFLFDADGQFIEGYYIVGLLAAAFIAKDKNSKIIYDPRVYWNTEDIVENAGGTPIKSKTGHAFIKERMRKEDAVYGGEMSAHHYFRDFAYCDSGMIPWLLIAELVSVKQQSLASMVKARIEAFPSSGEINSKLKDADAALERVTNTYKPQASVVDTTDGLGLEFGNWRFNLRKSNTEPVIRLNVESRGDIALMEEKTEELLAAIRAE; from the coding sequence ATGACAAAATCCATCACATGCTTTAAAGCCTATGATATTCGTGGCGAGTTAAACAGCCAACTAAACGAAGAAGTCGCCTATCGAATTGGCTATGCATTTGCACAAGAATTAAGTGCAAGAACCGTTGTAGTAGGAAGCGACGTTCGTTTAACCTCAACGCCTCTAAAGTTAGCGCTAACCGCAGGCCTTATTGATGCAGGTGCAAACGTGACTGATATTGGTATGGCGGGTACGGAAGAAATTTATTTTGCAACCAAGCACCTTGGCGTAGATGGTGGAATTGAAGTTACTGCCAGTCATAACCCAATTAACTACAATGGTATGAAGCTAGTGAAGGCGGGCTCTATCCCCATCAGTGGTGATACGGGGCTGAATGCAATTAAAGAAAAAGCAGAGCTGCTAGATGACCATAGGGTAACAACGCGCTTAGCCCACTATACTCAGCAACAGCCAATTGATGCAGATGCGTTTTTCAACGGAACCGCGCATGTGAAAAAAGACCTGCTAATAGAATCGGGTAGTTACGTAGAAGACTCCTGCATGGAGGCCTATGTGGAGCACATGCTTTCTTACGTTAACTTAGATAACTTCAAACCGCTAAAAATTGTGGTTAATGCAGGCAATGGCGCAGCAGGAAATGCACTGGATGCCATTGAGTCAGAATTAGCGAGTAGAAACATTCCTATTACCTTTATTAAAGTGCACCACGAAGCAGATGGCACTTTCCCAAATGGTATCCCTAACCCTTTATTACCAGAAAACAGAGCCGATACCGCAGATGCAGTAAAAGCCCATAGCGCAGATTTTGGTATTGCATGGGATGGCGATTTCGATCGTTGTTTCTTATTCGACGCCGATGGACAGTTTATTGAAGGCTACTACATTGTAGGCTTACTTGCGGCGGCCTTTATCGCTAAAGACAAAAACAGCAAAATTATTTATGACCCACGGGTTTACTGGAACACCGAAGACATTGTAGAAAATGCTGGCGGAACCCCTATAAAATCTAAAACCGGTCACGCGTTTATTAAAGAACGTATGCGTAAAGAAGACGCGGTGTATGGCGGAGAAATGAGTGCCCACCATTATTTCCGCGATTTTGCATACTGCGACTCAGGCATGATCCCATGGCTGCTGATTGCTGAACTAGTCAGTGTTAAGCAACAGTCCCTGGCTAGCATGGTTAAAGCGCGTATAGAAGCGTTTCCTTCTTCAGGAGAAATCAACAGTAAGCTGAAAGACGCAGATGCGGCGTTAGAGCGTGTGACCAATACCTATAAACCTCAAGCTTCTGTGGTAGATACTACCGATGGTTTAGGGCTGGAGTTTGGTAATTGGCGCTTTAATTTACGCAAGTCTAACACCGAGCCGGTGATTCGCTTGAACGTTGAAAGCAGAGGGGATATCGCATTAATGGAAGAGAAAACAGAAGAATTGTTGGCGGCAATACGGGCTGAATAA
- the tcdA gene encoding tRNA cyclic N6-threonylcarbamoyladenosine(37) synthase TcdA yields the protein MSNDPKFGGIVRLYGLDGANALANSHVCIAGIGGVGSWCAESLARSGVGELTLIDLDDVCVTNTNRQIHALASTVGQPKVEAIAQRIATINEKCKVNCVEDFVLPENVRELLTTDMDGVIDATDSISAKAAMIAHCKRNKIPIVTVGGAGGQIDPTQVTKGDLAKTIQDPLAAKLRSELRRNYNFSKNPKRRFGVECIYSTEQLRYPQPDGSVCFNKSAMEGGTRLDCAGGFGAVVTVTATFGLFAAASIINRLTGQK from the coding sequence GTGTCGAATGACCCCAAATTTGGCGGCATAGTAAGACTGTATGGCCTAGACGGTGCCAATGCGCTGGCGAATAGCCATGTGTGCATTGCGGGTATTGGCGGTGTGGGTAGCTGGTGCGCTGAATCGCTGGCGCGTTCTGGCGTGGGTGAGCTAACGCTCATCGATTTAGACGACGTGTGCGTAACCAATACGAATAGACAAATTCACGCGTTAGCTAGCACTGTAGGTCAACCCAAAGTAGAAGCGATTGCGCAACGAATAGCAACCATCAATGAAAAATGCAAAGTTAATTGCGTTGAAGACTTTGTTCTACCTGAAAATGTACGTGAGTTACTTACTACAGATATGGATGGCGTTATTGACGCCACAGATAGTATTAGTGCAAAAGCAGCCATGATAGCCCATTGCAAACGCAACAAAATTCCTATTGTAACGGTAGGCGGAGCTGGCGGTCAGATTGACCCTACCCAAGTTACGAAAGGTGACCTTGCCAAAACAATACAAGACCCACTTGCCGCAAAGCTTCGCAGTGAACTGAGAAGAAACTATAACTTCTCTAAAAACCCCAAGCGCCGATTCGGTGTAGAATGTATATACTCTACCGAGCAGCTTCGCTACCCACAACCAGACGGTAGCGTTTGTTTCAATAAGTCAGCCATGGAAGGAGGCACCCGTTTAGATTGTGCTGGAGGATTCGGTGCAGTTGTAACAGTAACAGCCACATTTGGCCTGTTCGCAGCTGCCAGTATTATTAATCGGCTGACTGGTCAAAAATAA
- a CDS encoding DUF2919 family protein, with protein MLKLPLKYYDESGRILPPKWLYVQLAFFCLDWVIFIFSLASPSQTDTLLFLFYPQANSLGIALLASLPIVVSLLLLSQRERLWKRNLTGWPRALLPLMLLGISCAFCVVLYHEALVKWQFELFQGIRLLVSIASLYVVSQSRHLRWMVEDWQKGK; from the coding sequence ATGCTCAAATTACCCTTGAAGTACTACGATGAGTCGGGTCGTATTTTGCCGCCAAAATGGCTGTATGTGCAGTTGGCATTCTTTTGCTTAGATTGGGTTATTTTTATATTTTCACTGGCGTCACCCTCTCAAACCGACACTTTGTTATTTCTCTTTTACCCCCAAGCGAATAGTTTGGGTATCGCACTACTGGCAAGCTTACCTATAGTGGTAAGTTTATTATTGTTAAGCCAGCGCGAGCGATTATGGAAGCGCAACCTTACTGGCTGGCCACGGGCACTGTTACCTCTTATGCTACTGGGAATAAGCTGTGCATTTTGCGTAGTCTTATATCATGAAGCCTTAGTTAAATGGCAGTTTGAACTGTTTCAGGGTATAAGATTATTAGTGTCAATCGCTAGCTTATATGTTGTATCTCAAAGTCGTCATTTACGTTGGATGGTAGAAGATTGGCAGAAAGGGAAATAA
- a CDS encoding DUF3429 domain-containing protein — protein sequence MPYSAVFLGIAGLIPFLFLPLSYVFNWLSLTQSALYFIQYSAVLLSFFGGVHWWDAIKEQAFNKQMYIAMLPTIVGWLCLVFSHRVEVLGVLSLCYVGVLVYDKFTLSLPKSYIVDYISLRIALTTVVVLCHAWMIFIVT from the coding sequence ATGCCCTATTCTGCCGTTTTTCTTGGTATAGCAGGCTTAATCCCTTTCCTTTTCTTACCTTTGTCTTATGTTTTTAACTGGCTATCACTAACCCAAAGTGCACTGTACTTCATTCAGTACTCTGCGGTGCTATTGTCTTTTTTTGGGGGTGTTCATTGGTGGGACGCCATAAAAGAGCAAGCGTTCAATAAGCAAATGTATATCGCCATGCTTCCGACTATTGTGGGATGGTTATGTTTAGTGTTTAGCCACCGGGTTGAAGTGTTAGGCGTTCTTTCTTTATGCTACGTAGGCGTTTTAGTTTATGACAAATTCACCCTATCACTGCCTAAGTCGTACATTGTTGACTACATTAGCTTACGCATTGCATTAACCACTGTGGTGGTTTTATGTCACGCATGGATGATTTTTATTGTGACGTAG
- a CDS encoding DUF4326 domain-containing protein has protein sequence MANVLLLYPALFNCYTKFVRKVEKITSNLDECTFIYYQDPNGFIEKYCHDFGVLCRKQDSWEDDNITHALIFDDGEEFLEETVKLKASGKPIRRIKISITRVINIKRETEYQNEKSTPDYEYIGRGSYWGNPYSMHEEGESREEVIRKFKYDFDYEKFPNKEKSEVFKLKGKRLGCFCKPEACHGDVLADFLNSWDDGE, from the coding sequence ATGGCAAATGTATTATTACTTTATCCAGCTCTTTTTAATTGTTACACCAAGTTCGTTAGAAAGGTTGAGAAAATCACATCCAATCTAGATGAATGTACATTCATTTACTATCAAGATCCTAATGGCTTTATTGAAAAGTATTGTCATGATTTCGGCGTGTTGTGCAGAAAACAAGATTCGTGGGAAGATGACAATATCACTCATGCGTTGATTTTTGATGATGGTGAAGAATTCCTAGAAGAAACTGTAAAGTTAAAAGCTAGCGGGAAGCCGATTAGGCGAATAAAGATATCCATTACACGCGTTATAAATATTAAAAGAGAAACAGAATATCAGAATGAAAAAAGCACTCCCGACTATGAATATATAGGTAGAGGGTCATATTGGGGAAATCCTTATTCAATGCACGAGGAAGGGGAAAGCCGTGAAGAAGTTATCCGTAAGTTCAAATATGACTTTGATTATGAAAAGTTTCCAAATAAAGAAAAATCAGAAGTATTCAAGCTGAAAGGAAAAAGGCTGGGTTGTTTTTGCAAACCAGAAGCTTGTCACGGTGATGTTTTAGCTGACTTTCTTAACTCGTGGGATGATGGAGAATAA